Proteins co-encoded in one Syngnathoides biaculeatus isolate LvHL_M chromosome 22, ASM1980259v1, whole genome shotgun sequence genomic window:
- the LOC133495617 gene encoding glucagon receptor-like, with translation MRRTCDIMALICLLLVKLPTIDTAHGKVLEETYHKWLQYKDDCLKMIESQPPPEGGLFCNRTFDRYACWPDAPAGSLVNISCPFYLPWYDQVSDGVVRRQCGTGGLWEGDADGHVWRDKSQCDEDKEVTSREMWIKKMMLSFRTLYTVGYSLSLFTLVTALVVLLSFRKLHCTRNYIHANLFLSFILRAASVIVKDTMLERHWGREIVKPADVSDMLSHQAAIGCRMAQLLMQYCVLANHYWFFGEAIYLYSVLVSSVFVDSHKYLSYICLGWGAPLLFVIPWAVMKILRENKECWAVNDNMNYWWIIRSPILLVSLINFLIFLKILKVILSKLRADNRSDYSGYKHRLAKATLTLIPLFGIHEVIFIFVTDEQTTGVLRYCKVFFTLFLNSFQGFLVAVLYCYANKEVRNELKRKMRSWRTKAHTLCCGQ, from the exons ATGCGTAGAACATGCGACATCATGGCTCTAATATGTCTGCTGCTTGTCAAACTACCCACG ATCGACACGGCCCACGGCAAAGTGCTGGAGGAAACCTATCACAAGTGGCTGCAGTACAAAGACGACTGTTTGAAGATGATTGAAAGCCAGCCGCCGCCCGAAG GCGGCCTGTTTTGCAACAGGACTTTTGACAGGTACGCCTGCTGGCCGGACGCGCCTGCCGGTTCTCTCGTCAACATCTCCTGTCCTTTCTACCTGCCCTGGTACGATCAAG TGTCAGACGGTGTGGTGCGACGGCAGTGCGGCACCGGCGGCCTTTGGGAGGGCGACGCCGACGGCCACGTGTGGAGGGATAAGTCCCAGTGTGACGAGGACAAAGAGGTCACGTCTCGGGAG ATGTGGATCAAAAAGATGATGCTGAGCTTCAGGACGTTGTACACCGTGGGCTATTCCTTGTCCCTCTTCACTCTTGTCACCGCTCTTGTCGTTCTGCTGAGCTTTAG GAAACTGCACTGCACGCGGAACTACATCCACGCCAACCTCTTCCTGTCCTTCATCCTGCGAGCGGCGTCCGTGATTGTCAAGGACACCATGCTGGAACGCCACTGGGGACGCGAGATTGTGAAACCCGCCGACGTGAGCGACATGCTCAGCCATCAG GCTGCTATCGGCTGCAGGATGGCACAGCTCCTGATGCAGTACTGCGTACTCGCCAACCACTACTGGTTCTTCGGGGAGGCCATATATTTGTACTCTGTGCTAGTATCCTCCGTCTTCGTCGACAGTCACAAATACTTGTCGTACATCTGTCTAGGCTGGG gaGCCCCGCTTCTCTTTGTGATTCCCTGGGCCGTGATGAAGATACTCCGAGAAAACAAAGA ATGTTGGGCTGTCAATGACAACATGAACTACTGGTGGATCATCCGTTCCCCCATTCTCCTCGTTTCGCTC ATCAACTTTCTGATTTTCCTGAAGATCCTGAAGGTTATTCTATCCAAACTACGAGCCGACAACCGGAGTGACTATTCTGGCTACAAGCATCG GCTGGCCAAGGCGACGCTGACGCTCATTCCCTTGTTCGGCATTCATGAAGTCATCTTCATCTTTGTCACGGATGAGCAAACCACGGGGGTCCTGCGCTACTGTAAAGTTTTTTTCACGCTGTTTCTAAACTCGTTTCAG GGTTTCCTGGTGGCGGTTCTCTACTGCTATGCAAACAAAGAG gtgAGGAacgagctgaagaggaaaatgcGCAGCTGGAGGACGAAAGCACACACGCTGTGCTGTGGACAGTGA